The DNA sequence TTCGGCTTCGATATTTAAATACATAGTAATACAATACAGATGATGAAATCTGATACTCCTGCAATCtcatccacgaaaaatagatatatttttaccattttggagcgtccaccaaaattaactaattctataaataaaaaagttttaaatcaatattaatcctatgcattattttaaatatggatcccataaaatttgtgtaatATACGactttatcctttttttttttttttacggaGTTAGTATTTTGGGCCAAGTAACATTGCTTAAGTAATTATTGGGCTAAAGCCCGAAAACGAACCCTAGAAATAAAAGTAAAGGAACTGAAATACTCATTTCACTCTCATCTATTTTCACTCTCTAATCCATCCCTCATCTCCGACGCCATGCCTGGACCCGTTGTCGAAGAGACTGAAGCCGAGAAGAAGCTTCTGGTATAAATTTTCTCTCGCCTTATTTTTCATAGATTGATTTCGttgtgtaaaaaaattaaattattattgttcgGTGAAGGATGAGCCATTGGTGGAGGACGTGAAGGAAGACGAGGAGCATGATGATGATATAGATGACACCGACGATGAAGATGATGACAAGGACGACGAAATTATAGGTCTCTTCTATCTCTCTAGATCTATCTCTGCGTTTGTTTGCTTTTTGTTCAGAATCGcatctacttttatttttcgtgAGCGTTTTGATTGTAGAATATTTTCGCTCTGTTGTTAATTTTTCTGGAAATGTTGGTGCtcagattatttttttgagatTTCTGGTTTTGTTGGTTAGAAAAATATTCTGTTTAATTAGAAGGAAGGATTAACATGTGAGATTATTGGATGTTTCtaagagcattcacaataGTGGAACATGATGTGATTTAGGAATAGTGATAGCTTACTGcaatgcattttatttttcgaaAAGCCACATCACATGTAAATTAAGTATGAAATTGTTTAAATCATTGGACTCATTAACAAAGGCTATTAGATATCTGCTTCCATTGTTCTTGAGCTTGTAACTAAGTTTTTGGAGATCTTATTTGTTCTAAATTCTGCAACAATGAATATTTGTGGTTACACTGTTTTAGCTAATAACCAAGTTATTGATGATAAGTGTAATTTGTTCTTAAATTGATTGATGAGTGTTCTTTGATTATTCGTAGATGTTATGTTGTACCCTTATATTGAGTTAGTTAGAGTATTGgtttctcttttctcttttagaCTTATTATCTAGCTTGTTCAAATGGTTGCATTGCTCTATGTCAAACATGAACAGGAGGAGGAACTGAAGGTTCCAAGCAAAGTAGAAGTGAGAAAAAGAGCCGTAAGGCGATGCTAAAGCTTGGCATGAAGGCCGTTCTTGGTGTCAGCAGAGTCACTATTAAGAGAACCAAAAACGTAAATCCTTTGCTCATTATTTCTTGGCTTTAGATGTGCTTTGTCTAATCAGTTTTACATATCCGCAGATATTGTTTATCATCTCGAAACCTGATGTCTTCAAGAGCCCAAATTCCGAGACCTACATCATCTTCGGTGAGGCCAAGATTGAGGACTTGAGCTCTCAGCTCCAGGCCCAGGCTGCTCAACAGTTCAGGGTGCCAGACATCAGCTCTGTGACGACCAAGCCAGAACTGTCTGCTTCGGCTGCATCTGACCAAgtggatgaagatgaagaagaggtTGATGAGACGGGTGTCGAGCCTCGTGACATTGATCTGATCATGACGCAAGCGGGGGTGACGAGGACCAAGGCTGTCAAGGCACTCAAAACTCACAGTGGAGACATTGTGAGTGCTATCATGGAGCTCACAACCTAgacattattatatttttgcatcttgttatatttttttggtacaaTCTTAGTTTCATTGCTCGATTCTCTTGACAGTTTTGTTGAAGTTATGAAAATGTGCCCCCCATTTTTCTGTTGAACTGAAGTTTTGTCTTGATATTTGACACAATAAACATGACAAATACTTGGTTATTGGATTTCTTTTGATGTTGAATTCTAAGCATAATGTGGCAAATGATCAAGATTTGATATTGCATGAAGACAACTTTTTAGCTGGGTgtgtagtactattaattaagcAAACGATTCAAACATACACAAAACTATTTGACCCACTGACGCTTGTAAGTTATTTTACCAAAATCAAAGATACTTAACAACCAAGATTAACAAGGAAATTTTCACCAAATATACATGAAATCAAGAATTTAGTTTCCTAAATTCCTAATATTCGGAGACCAGGTAACACATTATGTTCAAAGTGAAATTCGATCATCACAATATGTTTTCCCAATTTA is a window from the Salvia hispanica cultivar TCC Black 2014 chromosome 1, UniMelb_Shisp_WGS_1.0, whole genome shotgun sequence genome containing:
- the LOC125201643 gene encoding nascent polypeptide-associated complex subunit alpha-like protein 2 encodes the protein MPGPVVEETEAEKKLLDEPLVEDVKEDEEHDDDIDDTDDEDDDKDDEIIGGGTEGSKQSRSEKKSRKAMLKLGMKAVLGVSRVTIKRTKNILFIISKPDVFKSPNSETYIIFGEAKIEDLSSQLQAQAAQQFRVPDISSVTTKPELSASAASDQVDEDEEEVDETGVEPRDIDLIMTQAGVTRTKAVKALKTHSGDIVSAIMELTT